The Chloroflexota bacterium genome window below encodes:
- the gltA gene encoding NADPH-dependent glutamate synthase, translated as MPRQDPKARARNFNEVALGYTHDMALQEANRCIQCPKRPCADGCPVNVDIPEFIKAIRDNDMAESVRIMKGKNALPGICGRVCPQETQCEEVCTLSKKGAPIAIGRLERYVADWEREHSAELATSPNLLPSTGKKVAVIGSGPAGLTCAADLVKFGHKVTIFEALHVAGGVLMYGIPEFRLPKAIVQGEVDYVKSLGVEVRLDSVMGKLATVDELLESNYDAVFLGTGAGLPMFLDIPGENFNGVYSANEFLTRVNLMKAYLFPEYDTPIKIGKKVAVVGGGNVAMDSARCALRLGADEVYIIYRRSRVEMPARHEEVENAEEEGIIFKLLTNPKRFIGNDQGWVTAMECYGMELGEPDASGRRRPIIKEGSEFTIEVDVAVVALGTTPNPLIPSTTKGLETRKNGTVMANEETGKTVKDRVWAGGDVVTGAATVISAMGAGKRAAASIDAHLKSTKS; from the coding sequence ATGCCCCGCCAAGACCCGAAAGCCAGGGCAAGAAACTTCAATGAGGTGGCGCTGGGCTATACTCACGACATGGCACTTCAGGAAGCCAACCGCTGTATTCAATGCCCCAAGCGTCCCTGTGCTGACGGCTGTCCGGTTAATGTAGACATCCCCGAATTCATCAAGGCAATACGAGACAATGATATGGCCGAGTCGGTGAGGATAATGAAGGGCAAAAATGCCCTACCAGGCATCTGCGGACGGGTCTGCCCACAGGAGACACAATGCGAGGAGGTATGCACACTATCCAAGAAAGGCGCACCAATAGCCATCGGCAGGCTGGAACGATATGTGGCTGACTGGGAACGGGAACATAGCGCAGAGCTGGCTACATCTCCCAACCTACTACCATCGACAGGCAAGAAGGTGGCTGTAATCGGCTCAGGGCCTGCGGGACTGACCTGCGCCGCCGACCTAGTTAAATTCGGACACAAAGTGACCATCTTCGAGGCGCTACATGTTGCCGGCGGAGTGTTGATGTACGGTATACCCGAGTTCAGGCTACCCAAAGCCATTGTCCAGGGTGAGGTAGATTATGTCAAGTCACTGGGGGTAGAAGTCAGGCTTGACTCGGTGATGGGCAAACTGGCCACTGTGGATGAGCTACTGGAGAGCAACTATGATGCCGTCTTCCTGGGCACCGGTGCCGGGTTGCCCATGTTCCTGGATATACCCGGCGAGAATTTCAACGGCGTCTATTCAGCCAACGAATTCCTCACCCGTGTGAACTTGATGAAAGCCTATCTCTTCCCCGAGTACGATACCCCAATAAAGATAGGAAAGAAAGTAGCCGTTGTCGGCGGTGGTAATGTAGCTATGGACTCTGCCCGCTGTGCTTTGAGACTGGGCGCAGATGAAGTTTACATCATATACCGACGGTCTCGGGTTGAGATGCCAGCAAGACATGAGGAGGTGGAAAACGCCGAGGAGGAAGGGATTATCTTTAAGCTCCTCACCAATCCGAAACGATTTATAGGCAATGACCAGGGCTGGGTAACGGCAATGGAGTGCTACGGAATGGAACTCGGTGAGCCTGATGCCAGCGGCAGACGCCGCCCCATCATTAAGGAAGGCAGCGAGTTCACCATTGAGGTTGATGTAGCCGTTGTGGCGCTGGGAACTACTCCCAACCCTCTGATTCCATCTACCACAAAGGGACTGGAGACGAGGAAAAACGGCACTGTGATGGCTAATGAGGAAACGGGCAAGACAGTAAAGGACAGGGTCTGGGCGGGAGGTGATGTCGTCACCGGCGCCGCCACCGTTATCAGCGCCATGGGTGCTGGCAAGCGAGCTGCCGCCTCAATAGATGCCCATCTAAAAAGCACCAAGTCCTAA
- a CDS encoding FAD-dependent oxidoreductase yields the protein MGIITLTIDGIEVRTTEGKRILEAALDAGIYIPNLCALRDIKLPFGACRLCQVQIEGRRSAITACSEPAVNGMVILSNTPEVNSLRQKILEVMLARHPHDCLTCWRRERCQPFDICLRNVAVTERCVTCPKNGRCELQQAVDFIGLDGMPFPYTPKGLPVERDNPFIVRDNNLCILCGRCIRVDQEMLGFEAIAFNLRGARTYIGGAFGKPLIESGCTFCGSCVEVCPVGALMDRGDEWNRWPDREAASIRCKYACPVMLDVPRFIRFIREGKYAEAVAVIRENVPFASICSLICEHPCEIACRRRDLDQPVAIRALERFAVERSGKAEPVKGSKAAASGKKVAIVGSGPTGLTAAYYLAKKGGHAVTIFESSSQPGGMMRTSIPEYTLPRNILDAEIEALTKLGVKIKTKSKVESVDKLIKEGYDAVLLAIGGMPEIPEQFGVEVNEENAIQVDTENLMTNKKGVFAGGDTVTKKSSFIEAVAAGRKAAISIDRYLGGSGDISEVLAPVIEGVPRVGRIDNFAQRKRQEMPTAKPAKQIGNFTQVELGFSDGLGNEEAKRCMGCDLRFAVARMVAGPEDKVNKAGREIEPSLYSSSRGA from the coding sequence ATGGGTATTATTACTCTAACTATAGACGGTATAGAGGTCAGGACTACCGAGGGCAAAAGAATCCTGGAAGCAGCACTGGATGCTGGCATTTACATCCCTAATTTGTGTGCGCTGCGAGATATTAAACTGCCTTTCGGAGCCTGCCGTCTATGCCAGGTGCAAATAGAAGGCAGACGGAGCGCCATCACCGCCTGCAGCGAACCCGCAGTCAACGGCATGGTCATTCTGAGCAACACACCTGAAGTAAACAGCCTGCGCCAAAAAATTCTAGAAGTAATGCTGGCCAGGCATCCACATGACTGCCTAACCTGCTGGAGGAGGGAGAGATGCCAGCCATTCGATATATGCCTGCGCAATGTGGCAGTAACTGAGCGCTGTGTTACCTGCCCAAAAAACGGACGGTGTGAACTCCAGCAAGCAGTTGATTTCATCGGCCTTGATGGAATGCCTTTCCCCTACACCCCCAAAGGACTACCTGTCGAAAGGGACAATCCTTTCATTGTCCGCGACAACAATCTGTGTATTCTCTGTGGCCGTTGTATTAGGGTCGACCAGGAGATGTTGGGCTTCGAAGCTATAGCTTTCAATCTCCGCGGAGCCAGGACTTATATCGGCGGCGCATTCGGAAAACCCCTTATCGAGTCGGGATGCACCTTCTGCGGTTCCTGCGTAGAAGTTTGTCCGGTAGGAGCACTGATGGACCGCGGCGACGAATGGAATCGATGGCCTGACCGTGAGGCCGCTTCAATCCGCTGCAAATATGCCTGCCCTGTAATGTTAGATGTACCACGCTTCATACGTTTCATCAGGGAAGGAAAATATGCCGAAGCCGTGGCTGTTATCCGCGAAAATGTTCCTTTCGCTTCCATCTGTAGCCTTATTTGCGAGCATCCTTGCGAAATTGCCTGCCGCCGCCGCGATCTCGACCAGCCTGTTGCCATCAGAGCCTTAGAGCGCTTTGCCGTCGAACGTTCCGGCAAGGCTGAGCCTGTGAAAGGCTCAAAAGCTGCGGCCTCAGGCAAAAAGGTAGCCATCGTCGGATCAGGGCCTACGGGGCTTACCGCGGCCTATTACCTAGCCAAAAAAGGTGGACATGCCGTGACCATATTTGAAAGCTCCAGTCAGCCCGGTGGCATGATGCGAACATCGATACCTGAATATACACTGCCTCGAAATATCCTGGATGCAGAAATAGAAGCCCTGACAAAGCTGGGAGTTAAAATAAAAACTAAGTCCAAGGTAGAATCGGTTGACAAGCTAATTAAAGAAGGCTACGATGCCGTGCTTTTGGCTATCGGAGGCATGCCGGAAATCCCTGAACAATTTGGCGTTGAGGTCAACGAGGAAAATGCCATCCAGGTTGACACTGAAAACCTGATGACGAACAAAAAGGGCGTCTTTGCTGGGGGTGATACAGTGACTAAAAAATCGTCATTTATTGAAGCCGTGGCTGCCGGCAGGAAAGCAGCAATCTCCATTGATAGATACCTGGGTGGTAGCGGCGACATCAGCGAAGTCCTGGCACCTGTCATAGAAGGTGTACCCAGGGTAGGCAGAATTGACAATTTCGCTCAAAGAAAAAGGCAAGAGATGCCTACGGCAAAGCCAGCCAAGCAAATTGGCAACTTCACCCAAGTCGAGCTCGGGTTCAGCGATGGGCTAGGAAATGAAGAGGCAAAGCGATGCATGGGCTGCGATCTGAGATTTGCCGTGGCTCGCATGGTAGCTGGTCCAGAAGACAAAGTTAATAAGGCGGGTAGAGAGATTGAACCCTCCCTCTATTCGTCATCGCGAGGAGCGTAA
- a CDS encoding sulfide/dihydroorotate dehydrogenase-like FAD/NAD-binding protein, protein MYKIVAKEKLCPVVDFMKIEAPAVAKKAKAGQFVVVRVDEVGERIPLTLADWDDKEGTVTLVAMQVGTTTYKLAKLNTGDQILDLIGPLGLSSEIDNFGTVVCVGGGVGVAPVYPIARALKQAGNKVITIMGARSKDLLFWEDRLRSVSHELIVTTDDGSYARKGVVTEPLKEILEKNKQISRVIAIGPAIMMKFCSLTTKPFGVTTLVSLNSIMVDGTGMCGCCRASVEGSTKFVCVDGPEFDGHQVDWDLVFNRQRIYCDEERQSLELWKTHQCQHS, encoded by the coding sequence ATGTATAAAATTGTGGCTAAAGAGAAGCTCTGTCCTGTAGTCGACTTCATGAAAATCGAGGCACCGGCAGTAGCCAAAAAGGCTAAAGCAGGCCAATTTGTCGTTGTCCGAGTTGATGAGGTTGGCGAACGCATCCCGCTTACCCTAGCCGATTGGGATGATAAAGAGGGCACTGTTACCCTTGTAGCCATGCAGGTAGGAACCACTACCTATAAACTAGCCAAACTCAACACCGGTGACCAAATATTAGATTTGATTGGCCCTCTAGGATTATCTTCAGAAATAGATAATTTCGGCACTGTGGTCTGTGTTGGCGGTGGCGTTGGCGTAGCTCCTGTATATCCGATAGCCAGAGCGCTAAAGCAAGCCGGAAACAAGGTTATCACCATAATGGGCGCACGAAGCAAAGACCTGCTTTTCTGGGAAGACCGCCTGAGAAGCGTCAGCCACGAGCTGATAGTCACCACCGATGATGGCTCCTACGCCCGCAAGGGAGTGGTCACCGAGCCCTTGAAGGAAATATTGGAGAAAAACAAACAAATCAGCCGTGTCATTGCCATCGGCCCGGCTATAATGATGAAATTCTGCTCTTTAACCACCAAGCCTTTTGGCGTCACCACCCTTGTTAGCCTCAACTCGATTATGGTCGATGGCACCGGCATGTGCGGCTGCTGCCGCGCTTCTGTAGAGGGTAGCACCAAGTTCGTCTGCGTTGACGGCCCGGAATTCGATGGGCACCAGGTTGACTGGGACCTTGTGTTCAACCGCCAGCGGATTTACTGTGATGAAGAAAGGCAATCACTGGAACTGTGGAAAACCCACCAGTGTCAGCATTCTTAA